The region GCCCGAGAGCTCCGAGGGGTAGCGGCGCGCCATGTCGGTCGGCAGCGACACCTGGTCGAGCAGCTCGCGCACGCGCTGCTCCCGCTCGCGCTTCGAGCCCTTGCCGTAGAACGACAGCGGCTCCTCGATGATCCGCTCGATCGTGAACATCGGGTTGAGCGACGAGTACGGGTCCTGGAAGACCGGCTGCACGCGCTGCCGGAACTGCTTCTGCTCCTCGCGCGAGAGCGCGAAGACGTCCTTGCCCTCGAAGCGGATCGTGCCGCTCGTCGGCTCGAAGGCCTTCAGCAGCATCCGCGCGGTCGTCGTCTTGCCCGAGCCGGACTCGCCGACGATCGAGACGGTCTTGCCGCGCGGCACCGAGAGCGACACGTCGTCGACGGCCTTGAACGGCTCGCGCCGGCCGCGCACGTGGAACTCCTTCGTCACGTTCTCGAACTCGACGATGACGTCGGGCGTGCCCGACGCATCCGCCGCGCCGTGCGCGATGAGGTCCTCGGGGCGCAGGCGCGCCATCGCGACCGACGGCGCCGCCTTGACGAGCGACTGCGTGTAGGGGTGCTGGGGCGACTCGAGGATCTGCCGCGCGGGGCCCTGCTCGACGACGCGTCCGCGGTGCATGACGACGACGCGCTGCGCGCGCTCCGCCGCGAGGCCGAGGTCGTGCGTGATGAGCAGCACGGCGGTGCCGAGCTCCTGCGTCATCTGGCCGATCTGGTCGAGGATCGTGCGCTGCACCGTGACGTCGAGGGCGCTCGTGGGCTCGTCGGCGATGAGCAACGCCGGCCGGCACGCGAGGCCGATCGCGATGAGCGCGCGCTGGCGCATGCCGCCCGAGAATTCGTGCGGGTAGGACTTCGCGCGCTCGGCGGCATCGGGGAGCCCCGCGGCCTCGAGCGTCTCGACGACCTTCCGGTCGACGTCCTTGCGATCGGCGAGGCCGTGCGCGAGCAGCGTCTCGGCGACCTGCGAGCCGATGCGGGCGACCGGGTTGAGGTTCGACATCGGATCCTGCGGCACGAGGCCGATGCGACGGCCGCGGATGCTGCGCATCGTCGACTCGCTCGCGCCCACGAGCTCCTCGCCGTCGAGCTTGATGCTGCCGGCGCTCACGCGGCCGTTGCCCTGCAGCAGGCCGATGATCGCCATCGCGGTCGTCGACTTGCCGGAGCCCGACTCGCCGACGATCGCGAGCGTCTCGCCCGCCGCGAGCGACAGGCTCGCCTCGTGCACGGCCGTGACCGTGCCGTCCTGGGTCGTGAACTCTACCTTGAGGCCCGAGACCTCCAGCAGCGGCTTCTTCGCGTCGCTCATCCGACCATCTTGCACCGTCGAGGGCCGGTTCGGCG is a window of Agrococcus sp. Marseille-Q4369 DNA encoding:
- a CDS encoding ABC transporter ATP-binding protein, with protein sequence MSDAKKPLLEVSGLKVEFTTQDGTVTAVHEASLSLAAGETLAIVGESGSGKSTTAMAIIGLLQGNGRVSAGSIKLDGEELVGASESTMRSIRGRRIGLVPQDPMSNLNPVARIGSQVAETLLAHGLADRKDVDRKVVETLEAAGLPDAAERAKSYPHEFSGGMRQRALIAIGLACRPALLIADEPTSALDVTVQRTILDQIGQMTQELGTAVLLITHDLGLAAERAQRVVVMHRGRVVEQGPARQILESPQHPYTQSLVKAAPSVAMARLRPEDLIAHGAADASGTPDVIVEFENVTKEFHVRGRREPFKAVDDVSLSVPRGKTVSIVGESGSGKTTTARMLLKAFEPTSGTIRFEGKDVFALSREEQKQFRQRVQPVFQDPYSSLNPMFTIERIIEEPLSFYGKGSKREREQRVRELLDQVSLPTDMARRYPSELSGGQRQRVAIARALALSPDVIVCDEPVSALDVLVQDQILRLLGDLQRELGLSYLFISHDLAVVRLISDYVAVMQNGRLVEAATSEEIFTNPRDPYTRKLLASIPGNELKIAS